One window of Thiomicrorhabdus lithotrophica genomic DNA carries:
- the lgt gene encoding prolipoprotein diacylglyceryl transferase: protein MWSYPAIDPVALDLGVLQVHWYGLMYLFAFAGGWLYGVYRAKTREPWSTEMVGDLLFYVAMGVILGGRIGYILFYDLANYIAEPLNVFKVWQGGMSFHGGLLGVTIAMFIFAKKTQQNLFQVADFVAPLIPIGLFTGRIGNFINGELWGKTTDSALGMWVYDPVIQQNVQKYPTQLLEALLEGVVLFILLAWYANKSRPSGSIAGVFLIGYGVFRFIVEFWRVPDAQLGYLLWNWLTMGQLLSLPMVVVGALLIAYAYKQNKGTA from the coding sequence ATGTGGTCTTATCCAGCGATTGATCCGGTTGCCCTTGATTTGGGTGTGTTGCAAGTCCATTGGTATGGATTAATGTATTTGTTTGCCTTTGCAGGTGGTTGGCTTTATGGCGTATACCGTGCAAAAACTAGGGAGCCCTGGAGTACTGAAATGGTAGGTGATTTACTGTTTTATGTGGCCATGGGAGTCATTCTTGGTGGACGGATTGGTTATATTCTTTTCTACGATTTAGCGAATTATATCGCTGAACCTTTAAATGTTTTCAAAGTGTGGCAAGGTGGTATGTCTTTTCACGGTGGTTTGTTAGGTGTCACCATCGCCATGTTTATCTTTGCTAAAAAGACTCAACAAAACCTATTTCAAGTAGCAGATTTTGTAGCTCCACTGATTCCAATTGGCTTGTTTACAGGTCGGATTGGTAATTTTATTAATGGTGAGTTATGGGGTAAAACTACTGACTCGGCCTTAGGTATGTGGGTCTATGATCCGGTTATTCAGCAAAATGTTCAAAAATACCCTACACAGCTTCTTGAAGCGCTTTTAGAAGGCGTTGTTCTCTTTATTTTGTTAGCTTGGTATGCCAATAAATCAAGACCTTCAGGCTCTATTGCTGGCGTGTTTTTGATTGGTTATGGCGTCTTTAGGTTTATTGTTGAGTTCTGGCGTGTACCTGATGCACAGCTTGGCTATCTTCTTTGGAACTGGCTGACTATGGGGCAGTTATTGTCATTGCCGATGGTTGTTGTTGGAGCTTTATTGATTGCTTATGCTTATAAGCAAAATAAAGGTACTGCATAA
- a CDS encoding HAMP domain-containing methyl-accepting chemotaxis protein — protein sequence MKDWLRKLTIKQKMRFGFGVIWAVLAFITIQAAINLSVVRSNVSEMVYQHQPIALAAKESAFLLEKSMNALSMYILINDPALLKNYQASIEKVKTNIDDAQNNLKQYGDDSAVLLKKYSQLEKHMIQLQPLVEEVKVFQENRSKKFPAFEYVNNNMLNLATQTQQTLSLMINSEMAELSLERQALLVDLLELQKVWLNVTSSLRGFIGFRNQSMAEATDNYLNRFESLIQKINQQTEVELTIEEEDGIGTLTTLYEDYREHYMVMKGIHGGEKWRMDVWLMTTKIQPLFESFDKELIDISNLAVGDVEEISDDLLQLSLNSIIILLLVSAFGQILGMMVSNRVTNAVVSPINEISDALKDISEGEGDLTRRLPVNSSDEMGQLAGHFNSFVSKIHTMLSQVASTVEQLETSSRDLLEITRQAKDGAQQQLSATGGLSSTMIDMTEKSKSVEDHSKNTSRATQQAAERIKESGEMVVSTSNQIQKLSLGMADMTASVQLLREDSESIGTVVNVIREIAEQTNLLSLNAAIEAARAGEHGRGFAVVADEVRGLAHRTQESTLEIEKIIDKIRKATLSTVKVVETGQDSTKASCEAVSKTKEMLQPVVILMDDINQMSKQMSEAAHTQSVLAQEINQNISQIHDVTENAAQGANSTEQAGNNLQHLADKLEGLIHQFKI from the coding sequence ATGAAAGATTGGTTACGCAAGCTAACAATCAAACAAAAAATGCGCTTTGGATTTGGTGTGATTTGGGCAGTTCTTGCCTTTATCACGATTCAAGCGGCAATTAATTTATCTGTTGTGCGTTCTAACGTATCAGAGATGGTTTATCAGCATCAGCCTATTGCCCTCGCTGCAAAAGAATCGGCTTTTCTATTAGAGAAGAGCATGAATGCATTAAGCATGTATATTTTGATAAATGATCCAGCGCTACTAAAAAATTATCAAGCGAGTATTGAAAAGGTCAAAACCAATATTGATGATGCGCAAAATAACCTAAAACAATACGGTGATGATTCTGCCGTTCTTTTAAAAAAATATAGCCAGCTAGAAAAGCATATGATTCAACTTCAACCTCTTGTAGAAGAGGTGAAGGTTTTTCAAGAAAATCGTTCTAAAAAATTCCCTGCATTTGAATATGTAAACAATAATATGCTGAATTTGGCTACTCAAACTCAGCAAACACTTTCTTTAATGATTAATTCAGAGATGGCTGAGCTTTCATTAGAGCGACAAGCTTTATTAGTGGATTTGCTTGAACTGCAAAAGGTTTGGTTGAATGTTACCAGTAGTTTGCGTGGTTTCATTGGTTTTAGAAATCAATCTATGGCTGAAGCGACTGATAATTATTTGAATCGTTTTGAATCTTTGATTCAAAAAATAAATCAGCAAACAGAGGTTGAATTAACCATTGAAGAAGAAGATGGGATTGGAACTTTAACGACGCTATATGAGGATTACCGTGAACACTATATGGTGATGAAAGGCATTCACGGTGGTGAAAAATGGCGTATGGATGTTTGGTTGATGACAACCAAAATTCAACCTTTATTTGAAAGCTTTGATAAAGAATTGATCGACATTTCAAATCTGGCCGTTGGGGATGTAGAAGAGATAAGTGATGATTTATTACAGCTTAGTTTAAACAGTATTATTATTTTATTGTTGGTGTCAGCTTTCGGGCAAATCTTAGGAATGATGGTATCTAACAGAGTGACTAATGCAGTTGTGTCACCTATAAATGAAATTTCAGATGCTTTGAAGGATATCTCAGAAGGTGAAGGTGATTTAACACGTAGATTACCCGTTAATAGTTCAGATGAAATGGGGCAGTTGGCTGGCCACTTTAACTCTTTCGTTAGTAAAATTCACACCATGCTTTCACAAGTTGCTTCAACAGTAGAGCAGTTGGAAACCTCTTCTAGAGACTTACTAGAGATTACTCGCCAGGCAAAAGATGGTGCTCAGCAACAACTTTCAGCTACGGGTGGTTTGTCCTCTACCATGATTGATATGACAGAAAAATCAAAAAGTGTTGAGGATCATTCTAAAAACACCTCAAGAGCGACACAGCAGGCCGCTGAACGTATTAAAGAAAGTGGTGAAATGGTAGTGAGTACCTCCAATCAAATTCAAAAACTTTCTCTTGGTATGGCCGATATGACAGCTTCAGTTCAGCTTCTTAGAGAAGATAGTGAGTCCATTGGTACGGTGGTCAATGTAATTCGAGAAATTGCAGAGCAGACTAATCTACTTTCATTAAATGCGGCGATTGAAGCGGCGCGAGCAGGAGAACACGGTAGAGGCTTTGCTGTGGTTGCAGATGAGGTTAGAGGACTAGCACATAGAACACAAGAATCTACGCTTGAAATTGAGAAAATTATCGACAAAATTCGTAAAGCAACGCTTTCGACTGTTAAGGTCGTTGAGACAGGTCAAGATTCAACTAAAGCGAGTTGTGAGGCGGTTTCTAAAACCAAAGAAATGCTTCAGCCTGTCGTTATTCTTATGGATGATATTAATCAGATGAGTAAACAGATGTCTGAAGCTGCGCATACTCAAAGCGTGTTGGCTCAAGAGATTAATCAAAATATATCTCAGATTCATGATGTTACTGAAAATGCGGCGCAAGGTGCAAATAGTACAGAACAAGCTGGTAATAACCTTCAACATTTAGCCGATAAATTAGAAGGATTGATTCATCAGTTTAAAATCTAG
- a CDS encoding SDR family NAD(P)-dependent oxidoreductase, whose protein sequence is MKGLKNKRILITGASSGIGAGMAEVLAREGCRLVLHYNRNQTGIEQTLEAVKALGCEAEVIRCDFKQLADLNRFFKQAWSIFDGLDGLVNNAGIVTKSTSLKDPLGEKFAETLAINLQAPYQLSTAFANACIKAKQPGAIVNNSSIHGQATCEWFSAYAASKMGLDAITKVQAVEWGQYGIRVNGLAPGVVPVERTDKILNEPAMAEKWCERMPTGRYGTTEEMGEATAYLLSDATQWMTGSILTIDGGLIARGNYPVR, encoded by the coding sequence ATGAAAGGTTTAAAAAACAAACGTATATTAATTACGGGCGCTTCAAGTGGTATCGGTGCAGGCATGGCTGAAGTCTTAGCAAGAGAAGGTTGCCGTTTAGTTTTACATTACAATCGCAACCAAACAGGTATTGAGCAGACGCTTGAAGCGGTTAAGGCTTTGGGGTGTGAGGCGGAAGTTATTCGTTGTGATTTTAAGCAGCTTGCTGATTTAAACCGTTTTTTTAAGCAGGCCTGGTCAATCTTTGACGGTTTAGATGGTTTGGTAAATAATGCAGGAATTGTCACTAAAAGCACCTCACTTAAAGATCCTTTAGGCGAAAAATTTGCTGAAACATTAGCCATAAACTTACAAGCGCCTTATCAGTTGAGTACTGCGTTTGCCAATGCTTGTATTAAAGCCAAGCAACCTGGTGCGATTGTTAACAACAGTAGCATTCATGGCCAAGCAACATGTGAATGGTTCTCTGCCTATGCAGCCTCTAAGATGGGGTTAGATGCCATCACCAAAGTGCAGGCAGTAGAATGGGGGCAATACGGAATTAGAGTGAACGGCCTTGCTCCTGGCGTTGTTCCGGTTGAACGTACTGATAAAATTCTTAATGAACCTGCTATGGCTGAAAAATGGTGTGAACGTATGCCAACTGGACGCTATGGGACGACCGAAGAGATGGGTGAAGCAACGGCCTATTTATTGTCGGATGCCACTCAATGGATGACTGGTTCAATCCTAACAATTGACGGCGGGTTAATTGCCCGTGGAAACTACCCTGTACGTTAG
- the murG gene encoding undecaprenyldiphospho-muramoylpentapeptide beta-N-acetylglucosaminyltransferase produces MKESKKILIMAGGTGGHVFPGIALAEALAKQNVEVFWLGTEGGMEATWVNNASIPLNTISIKGLRGNGLKGWLQAPFNILKARSQAKEIMHTIQPDLVLGMGGFVCGPGGLAAKSLGIPLVLHEQNAIPGLTNKILARFADLVIAAFPQNKIRGKHVITIGNPVRQGLEDIEPVENTQPCHLLVLGGSRGALALNETLPKALALMDESIRPVVRHQTGEKTLEQAKQAYKEANIQADVVPFIDNMLLAYASADMLLCRSGALTVSELMACARPAIMVPYPHAVDDHQTANAQALVNLEGGEIIQQKDLTPERLAQALTAWCENPEKRVDASLKIRAQAHTQATERIVIELTRIINR; encoded by the coding sequence ATGAAAGAGTCTAAAAAAATACTAATAATGGCTGGTGGAACGGGGGGGCATGTGTTTCCTGGCATTGCTTTGGCTGAAGCCTTAGCTAAACAAAATGTTGAGGTGTTTTGGTTAGGAACAGAAGGTGGCATGGAAGCAACTTGGGTTAATAATGCCAGTATTCCTTTAAATACTATCTCAATTAAAGGCTTAAGGGGTAATGGCTTAAAAGGTTGGTTACAAGCGCCATTCAATATTCTTAAGGCCCGTTCACAAGCTAAAGAGATCATGCATACAATTCAACCTGATTTGGTTTTAGGTATGGGTGGTTTTGTTTGCGGTCCAGGAGGGTTGGCGGCTAAGTCATTAGGGATTCCGTTGGTTTTACACGAACAAAACGCGATTCCAGGGTTAACTAATAAGATTTTAGCTCGATTTGCTGATTTAGTGATTGCAGCTTTCCCGCAGAATAAAATACGTGGTAAACATGTGATTACTATTGGTAATCCGGTACGCCAAGGGCTAGAAGATATAGAGCCTGTAGAAAATACCCAGCCCTGTCATCTACTCGTTTTGGGCGGAAGTCGTGGTGCTTTGGCTTTAAATGAAACCTTACCTAAAGCTCTGGCATTAATGGATGAGTCTATTCGTCCAGTCGTTAGACATCAAACTGGTGAAAAGACATTAGAACAAGCTAAGCAAGCCTATAAAGAGGCTAATATACAAGCTGATGTTGTACCGTTTATTGATAATATGTTGTTAGCTTATGCAAGTGCAGACATGTTGTTATGCCGGTCAGGCGCATTAACGGTAAGTGAGTTAATGGCATGTGCTCGTCCTGCAATTATGGTGCCTTATCCTCATGCGGTAGACGATCACCAAACAGCAAATGCACAAGCGTTAGTCAATTTAGAGGGAGGGGAAATTATTCAGCAAAAAGATTTGACCCCTGAGCGATTAGCACAAGCATTAACTGCCTGGTGTGAAAACCCAGAAAAACGAGTAGACGCTTCGTTAAAAATAAGGGCGCAAGCGCACACTCAAGCAACCGAAAGAATCGTCATAGAATTGACACGTATTATAAATCGATAA